ATTGTTGTTACTGAAGATCAGGTGGACCAGTCGCTGAACCAGCGCATCGAAATCATGTCACAGCAACTGGGTGGCGAGGCCAGACTGATAGAAATCTACGGTAAGAGCATCGTTCAGATCCGGGCTGACCTACGCGATGAAATACGTGATCGGCTCCTGGCTGAACAATACCAGAGCTCTAAACTCCGCAGTCTGAAGATTACCCCCACCGAGGTACGGGAATGGTTTGCACAATTTCCTACCGATTCCCTGCCTGTACTCCCCGCAATCGTACGCGTCTCGCATATTGTTAAGTACCCCGAAGTCCTTCCCGAAGCCACTGAGGAAGCACTTGAGATTATCAGTGCAATACGGGATTCGATCACTATGGAGGTGAGTACACTCGAGAGCCTAGCCCGTCGCTACTCGGAAGACACTGGTTCCATCCAAACCGGGGGAAGATATGAAGACATGGCATTGGGCGATCTGGTCCCGGAATTTGCTGCAATTGCTGCCCGCATTGATCCAGGCGAATTATCTCAGCCATTCCAAAGCCCATTTGGGTATCATATCCTTCGAGTGAATGAGCGCGTTGGAGATGTCATAGATTTTAGTCACATCCTCATCAATATTGATCGCTCACGTGCGGATCCGTCAGGGGCTATCTCAGAACTCGAAGTGATACGAGATTCAATCCTGACCTATGACATTCCCTTCGAACTGATGGCGAGGCGACACTCAGAAGAGGAATCCTCTTCCGAAATCGGTGGCCGTGTGATGGACCCGAATTCAGGAGAGCGAGACCTTTTCGTTGATGCCCTAGGACCGGACTGGAAGGATACTACCGACACGCTTGAAATTGGGCAGATCAGTCAACCGGCAGAAGTTACCCTCCTTGATGGAAACATTGCCTGGCATCTCGTACTGCTCCAGCGCAAAGTACCTTCTCACCGGATCAACATCGAAACCGATTATTCTCGTATTCAAACTCTGGCACTGGAAAATAAACGCACCCTGGAAATGCGACGTTGGCTGGACTTACTGCGAGAAGATGTTTTCGTTGAACTGCTTGGAAAAGCGCTCGAAATACAGCCACCATCCGAAAGTGATTCAGCCAGCAACTGACATCATGCCACAAATACAAATCAACGAAGAGTCACCAGTGGAAGACCTTTTCCCCGCCCTCGCCGAAGCCTTACCCTCGGCGTGCAAACGCCTTGAAGGGGAAATTTCAAAAATTATTGTTGGTCAAAAGGAGGTCATACGAAATATTCTGGTGTGCCTGTTGGCTCAAGGGCATGTACTGCTTATCGGAGTACCTGGACTCGCAAAAACTCTTCTCATCCGTACGTTGGCGGATGCACTGGCCCTGAATTTTACTCGAATCCAGTTCACCCCGGATCTGATGCCCGGTGACATCACAGGTACAGAAATCATTGAAGAGGATAAACGAACCGGCGGACGTGCTTTCAAATTTGTCAAGGGGCCCATCTTCGCCAATGTTGTACTCGCAGACGAGGTCAACCGGACTCCCCCAAAGACCCAGGCTGCGCTTCTGGAAGCGATGCAGGAACATCGCGTTACCGCTGGGGGGAACACCTTCACTCTAGAAGAACCGTTTTTTGTACTTGCCACTCAAAACCCGATTGAGCAGGAGGGAACCTATCCTCTGCCCGAAGCGCAACTGGACCGATTCATGCTCAATCTTTGGCTGGATTATCCTTCTCTTGATCAGGAGACCGAAGTCGTTCGCTCAACTACCGCTGGCCAGACTGTCGTTGTTAGACCTGCAATGTCTCGGACCGAGCTCATTGATTACCAGAAGCTTGTTCGTCATCTACCTGTCGCAAACAACGTCATCGAATATGCGGTTCGCCTAAGCGCCAGTACACGCCCCAACCGTGAGGGAGCGCCAGATTTTGTCAACGAGTATATCGCATACGGAGCGGGGCCACGTGCTTCGCAATATCTGATCCTCGGCGCAAAAGCGCTCGCGGCCATTGATGGCCGGTATACTCCCCTGATCAGTGATGTGCAGACACTGGCCACAGCAGTCCTTCGCCACCGCATCATTGCCAATTTCAATGCGGAGGCGGATGGCGTATCGGTAACCGATCTGATTGAGCGAATCCTTGATACGGTTACCACGTAGGCTTACCTTCGCATTTGGGCGGGGAATCTCCCCATTCGCATCCATCACCGTGACCTGCTGGCTGACTGCTAGCGTGTGATAAAGATATGTCCCTGCGAGCAGCCAAACTACAGCCAACACACGATCTTATCCCGCCACCATCGAAAAATCTCCGGTCTTTCGCATGGATTTCCATTGGGCTAGGATACATGATCTTGGCTGTCTTCTTCTTCAGCCTGATGTCATTGTTGGCAAAGCT
This genomic stretch from Rhodothermaceae bacterium harbors:
- a CDS encoding MoxR family ATPase translates to MPQIQINEESPVEDLFPALAEALPSACKRLEGEISKIIVGQKEVIRNILVCLLAQGHVLLIGVPGLAKTLLIRTLADALALNFTRIQFTPDLMPGDITGTEIIEEDKRTGGRAFKFVKGPIFANVVLADEVNRTPPKTQAALLEAMQEHRVTAGGNTFTLEEPFFVLATQNPIEQEGTYPLPEAQLDRFMLNLWLDYPSLDQETEVVRSTTAGQTVVVRPAMSRTELIDYQKLVRHLPVANNVIEYAVRLSASTRPNREGAPDFVNEYIAYGAGPRASQYLILGAKALAAIDGRYTPLISDVQTLATAVLRHRIIANFNAEADGVSVTDLIERILDTVTT
- a CDS encoding peptidylprolyl isomerase, producing MPKYAHILRSLTLVAIFLAPHSFVLAQEGVVDEIVSIVGENKIILRSEIDGIVQNITQQQRLEYSDELWLQTLQQLIDQEVLAEHARRDTNIVVTEDQVDQSLNQRIEIMSQQLGGEARLIEIYGKSIVQIRADLRDEIRDRLLAEQYQSSKLRSLKITPTEVREWFAQFPTDSLPVLPAIVRVSHIVKYPEVLPEATEEALEIISAIRDSITMEVSTLESLARRYSEDTGSIQTGGRYEDMALGDLVPEFAAIAARIDPGELSQPFQSPFGYHILRVNERVGDVIDFSHILINIDRSRADPSGAISELEVIRDSILTYDIPFELMARRHSEEESSSEIGGRVMDPNSGERDLFVDALGPDWKDTTDTLEIGQISQPAEVTLLDGNIAWHLVLLQRKVPSHRINIETDYSRIQTLALENKRTLEMRRWLDLLREDVFVELLGKALEIQPPSESDSASN